A single Atopobiaceae bacterium DNA region contains:
- a CDS encoding cysteine hydrolase, whose protein sequence is MTIDPSRTALLVVDVLAGGADDTVYDPAVEAFADACARVTKACRDAGVQVICCDDAHRAGSDHELALWGEHGMAGTEAAAPADCLDVGPDDIVIPKRRYDAFFGTDLDITLRELGVCDVIVIGCDTNICVLQTLAGAFYRCYGTMLVSEATRTFLVGTQEGALEYCQRCFGTRVVSLDELLEALA, encoded by the coding sequence ATGACCATCGACCCTTCCAGGACCGCCCTACTCGTCGTTGATGTCCTTGCGGGCGGCGCGGACGACACGGTCTATGACCCAGCCGTCGAGGCATTCGCCGATGCCTGCGCGCGGGTGACGAAGGCCTGTCGCGATGCCGGTGTGCAGGTGATCTGCTGCGACGATGCACACCGTGCCGGCTCGGACCACGAGTTGGCCCTCTGGGGGGAGCACGGCATGGCGGGAACGGAAGCGGCGGCGCCCGCCGACTGCCTCGATGTCGGTCCTGACGACATCGTGATCCCGAAGCGTCGCTACGATGCCTTCTTCGGGACCGACCTCGACATCACCTTGCGCGAGCTTGGCGTATGCGATGTCATCGTCATCGGGTGCGATACCAACATCTGCGTGCTCCAGACGCTCGCAGGTGCGTTCTATCGGTGCTATGGGACCATGCTTGTATCAGAGGCGACACGAACGTTCCTCGTCGGCACGCAGGAGGGTGCGCTGGAGTACTGCCAGCGCTGCTTCGGTACCAGGGTCGTCTCCCTTGACGAGCTTCTCGAGGCGCTTGCCTGA
- a CDS encoding DUF47 family protein encodes MSKVHKKQDAFYTLFSELSAMTVEAAELFRGIVREYPDSESRVPEMKEYELKCDEKAKQLFEELDNSFVTPFDREDIDALIRMMDDIVDNMQGVALRYQLFAVTRSIPAALEMADLILSATQDIDKLFRRLPNYKHDDKMTKIALRVGATEDKGDVVYHDALGALFHDETEPLKVIKWKTLLDKMEDTLDSCKDVSVVIQGVVMKNA; translated from the coding sequence ATGAGTAAGGTCCACAAGAAGCAAGACGCCTTCTACACGCTGTTCTCCGAGCTCAGCGCCATGACTGTCGAGGCTGCGGAGCTCTTCCGCGGTATCGTCCGTGAGTACCCGGACTCCGAGTCGCGCGTCCCTGAGATGAAGGAGTACGAGCTCAAGTGCGATGAGAAGGCCAAGCAGCTCTTCGAGGAGCTCGATAACTCCTTCGTCACCCCGTTCGACCGCGAGGACATCGATGCGCTCATCCGCATGATGGATGACATCGTCGACAACATGCAGGGCGTTGCCTTGCGCTACCAGCTCTTTGCCGTGACGAGGTCGATTCCAGCCGCGCTCGAGATGGCCGACCTCATACTCTCTGCGACCCAGGACATCGACAAGCTCTTCCGCAGGCTTCCCAACTACAAGCATGACGACAAGATGACCAAGATCGCGCTCCGCGTCGGGGCCACCGAGGACAAGGGCGACGTCGTCTACCACGATGCCTTGGGCGCCCTCTTCCATGACGAGACCGAGCCGCTCAAGGTCATCAAGTGGAAGACCCTCCTCGACAAGATGGAGGACACCCTCGATTCCTGCAAGGACGTCTCGGTGGTCATCCAAGGCGTGGTCATGAAAAATGCCTAG
- a CDS encoding inorganic phosphate transporter, with amino-acid sequence MPSGLLIGVLVAAFCFELINGFHDTANAIAPMVFTRALTAFQAIALCAVMNFVGALTNESVAETIAKGIVNVDVDLVVILAALLGATLWDVFTWWRRIPTSSSHALIGGLIGATMAYTGTVQTIRWDGVLQKVIIPLFSSPLMGIVLGFVGMRLVFELFANWTPRHANAFFSKMQILSSAFMAYEHGSNDAQKTMGIITLALVTVGQLDANAGVPLWVKLFCASTMMLGTAVGGKRIMGTVGEGVTKLEPASGFVAETSSALAIAVMTAIGAPVSTTQVVTASVMGAGSAHRPGAVRWGTVGGIVRSWFVTLPTTIALGAVIELVVRLLV; translated from the coding sequence ATGCCTAGCGGCTTGCTCATAGGCGTGCTGGTGGCCGCATTCTGCTTCGAGCTCATCAATGGGTTCCACGATACGGCGAACGCGATCGCGCCTATGGTCTTCACGCGGGCGCTGACGGCCTTCCAGGCGATCGCCCTCTGTGCGGTCATGAACTTCGTGGGTGCGCTCACCAACGAGAGCGTTGCCGAGACCATCGCAAAGGGCATCGTGAACGTCGATGTCGACCTGGTCGTCATCCTGGCCGCGCTTCTCGGGGCCACGCTGTGGGACGTCTTCACCTGGTGGCGCCGCATCCCCACGAGCTCGTCCCACGCCCTCATCGGGGGCCTCATCGGTGCGACCATGGCCTACACCGGCACGGTGCAGACCATCCGATGGGACGGTGTCCTGCAGAAGGTCATCATCCCGCTCTTCTCCTCGCCCCTCATGGGAATCGTCCTCGGCTTCGTCGGCATGCGGCTCGTCTTCGAGCTCTTCGCCAACTGGACCCCGCGTCATGCCAACGCGTTCTTCAGCAAGATGCAGATCCTCTCATCGGCATTCATGGCCTATGAGCACGGCAGCAACGACGCACAGAAGACCATGGGCATCATCACGCTCGCCTTGGTCACGGTCGGTCAGCTTGATGCGAATGCCGGCGTCCCGCTCTGGGTCAAGCTGTTCTGTGCGAGCACGATGATGTTGGGCACGGCTGTGGGCGGCAAGCGCATCATGGGCACGGTGGGGGAGGGCGTGACCAAGCTCGAGCCCGCCTCCGGGTTCGTGGCGGAGACCTCGTCGGCCCTGGCGATAGCGGTCATGACGGCCATCGGTGCCCCTGTGAGCACGACCCAGGTGGTCACGGCCTCCGTCATGGGTGCCGGGAGCGCACACAGGCCGGGTGCGGTCAGGTGGGGGACGGTTGGCGGCATCGTGAGGTCTTGGTTCGTGACCCTACCTACCACGATCGCCCTTGGGGCTGTCATCGAGCTCGTGGTGAGGTTGCTAGTCTGA